The following coding sequences are from one uncultured Bacteroides sp. window:
- the infC gene encoding translation initiation factor IF-3 produces MKNDSLKGQFRINEQIRAKEVRIVGDEEVEAKIYPIFQALKMAEEREMDLVEISPNAEPPVCRIIDYSKFLYQLKKRQKEQKAKQVKVNVKEIRFGPHTDAHDYDFKLKHAKGFLEDGDKVKAYVFFKGRSILFKEQGEVLLLRFANDLEDYAKVEQMPVLEGKRMTIFLSPKKKEGQKKVVTAPKLNVVKANKEKVTEEDTKKE; encoded by the coding sequence ATGAAGAATGACAGCTTAAAAGGGCAATTCCGAATCAATGAACAGATTCGCGCCAAAGAAGTTCGCATTGTAGGCGATGAAGAAGTTGAGGCAAAAATTTATCCTATTTTTCAGGCATTAAAAATGGCTGAAGAACGCGAAATGGATCTCGTGGAGATTTCTCCCAATGCAGAACCACCCGTTTGTCGTATTATCGATTATTCTAAATTCTTGTACCAACTTAAGAAACGTCAAAAAGAGCAAAAAGCCAAGCAGGTCAAAGTAAATGTAAAAGAAATACGTTTCGGGCCACATACAGATGCTCATGATTATGACTTCAAACTAAAGCATGCTAAAGGCTTTTTAGAAGACGGAGATAAAGTTAAAGCTTATGTATTTTTCAAAGGTCGTTCTATCCTATTTAAAGAACAAGGTGAAGTTTTATTACTCCGCTTTGCTAATGATTTAGAAGACTATGCTAAGGTAGAACAAATGCCCGTACTTGAAGGTAAGAGAATGACCATCTTCCTTTCTCCCAAAAAGAAAGAGGGACAAAAGAAGGTTGTTACTGCTCCAAAACTTAATGTGGTAAAAGCCAACAAAGAAAAGGTTACAGAAGAAGACACAAAGAAAGAATAA
- the ruvX gene encoding Holliday junction resolvase RuvX yields the protein MSRVLAIDYGRKRTGIAVTDTMQIIASGLTTVSTHDALDFIVKYVQNEDVERIIVGLPKQMNNELSESMQYIKPFVNNLKKKMPDMPIELVDERFTSVLAHRAMLDGGLKKKARQNKALVDEISATIILQTYLESKYINQ from the coding sequence ATGAGTAGAGTTTTAGCAATTGATTATGGAAGAAAACGCACGGGTATTGCTGTTACAGACACGATGCAAATCATAGCAAGTGGACTGACAACAGTTTCAACACATGATGCATTGGATTTTATAGTCAAATATGTACAAAATGAAGATGTGGAACGCATTATCGTCGGATTACCTAAACAAATGAACAATGAGCTATCCGAAAGCATGCAATATATCAAGCCATTTGTTAATAATCTTAAGAAAAAAATGCCTGATATGCCCATCGAACTTGTAGATGAACGCTTTACATCAGTTTTAGCACATCGAGCAATGCTAGACGGCGGACTAAAAAAGAAGGCTAGACAGAACAAAGCATTAGTAGATGAAATAAGTGCAACTATTATTCTCCAGACATATTTGGAGAGCAAATATATTAATCAATAA
- a CDS encoding HU family DNA-binding protein, which produces MSAMYDLVEKPNPKGDGKKQKLYPRIVSSGTISTDKLIARISEACSLTPGDLKGAITELTHITAEYLKDGFTVEIGDLGYFSARVKGRGVDDKKEIRSTSIYFDNINFRASKKMRQNIYAPLERAQYGFKKSLQSSEEKRRRQLKEFLDKNTFITRSEYTQLTGLLKNKALEELKTLEKKGILCKRGRGSHIIFMKTVTSKNTL; this is translated from the coding sequence ATGTCAGCAATGTATGATCTTGTAGAAAAGCCTAACCCTAAGGGAGATGGCAAGAAACAAAAACTTTACCCGCGTATCGTATCAAGCGGTACTATTTCCACTGATAAACTCATAGCAAGAATATCAGAAGCTTGCTCTCTCACTCCTGGAGATTTAAAAGGAGCAATCACCGAATTAACGCATATCACGGCAGAATATCTTAAAGACGGGTTCACTGTAGAAATAGGTGACTTAGGATACTTTTCAGCAAGAGTTAAAGGCCGTGGAGTAGATGATAAAAAAGAGATCCGATCTACGTCTATCTATTTTGATAATATAAACTTTCGTGCTAGCAAGAAGATGCGGCAAAACATTTATGCCCCATTGGAACGAGCCCAATATGGATTTAAAAAGTCATTGCAAAGTAGTGAAGAAAAGCGTAGAAGACAATTAAAAGAATTTCTAGATAAAAATACATTTATCACTCGTAGCGAGTATACACAACTCACCGGATTATTAAAAAACAAAGCATTAGAAGAGCTGAAGACATTAGAAAAAAAGGGGATTCTTTGTAAACGAGGCAGAGGAAGTCACATTATATTTATGAAAACTGTTACTTCAAAAAATACTTTATAA
- a CDS encoding site-specific integrase, whose translation MEEDKYHWCKQKKQMEVLSIFVECLKSELLDSGRHATARSYESALKRLVSFTGNQKTTFTELTPFLLKQYEEHLYSQGCRRNTVSLYMRMLRSICNQASRRGITNLPGGLFEEVFTGTESCQKRAVNPEVIRKLCALDLASSSASLAFSRDMFLLSFYLRGIPFVDLAHLRKSDLQKNTLTYRRSKTGHELTVSLEPCAMNLFRKYAPLVKNSPYLLPIITQIGENEYGQYQSALRLYNYHLHQLSKKLGLKEHLTSYVARHSWATAAYREGIPVAVISESLGHSSEKVTYNYLASFDNRTLKRANKKVIALVLPTSREGNFSASDIPIRRGNGKWTKRLT comes from the coding sequence ATGGAAGAGGATAAATACCATTGGTGCAAGCAAAAAAAACAAATGGAAGTATTAAGCATTTTTGTTGAATGCCTGAAGAGTGAATTACTCGATTCAGGTCGTCATGCCACTGCTCGTTCTTATGAGAGCGCATTGAAGCGATTGGTTTCATTTACCGGGAACCAGAAAACAACTTTTACCGAACTAACTCCGTTCCTACTTAAGCAGTATGAAGAACATCTTTATTCCCAGGGGTGCAGACGCAATACGGTTTCCTTGTACATGAGGATGCTGCGTTCTATCTGTAATCAGGCTTCTCGCAGAGGGATAACCAATTTGCCGGGGGGACTTTTTGAAGAGGTGTTTACCGGCACCGAGAGCTGTCAAAAGCGTGCCGTAAATCCGGAAGTTATTCGTAAGCTTTGCGCGTTGGATCTAGCTTCGTCCTCAGCTTCGCTTGCTTTCTCACGCGACATGTTCCTTCTTTCGTTCTACCTTCGCGGTATCCCTTTTGTGGACCTGGCTCATCTTCGCAAGAGCGATCTTCAAAAGAATACGCTCACTTATCGGCGTAGTAAAACGGGACACGAACTAACCGTAAGCCTGGAGCCTTGTGCGATGAATCTTTTTCGCAAATATGCTCCTTTAGTTAAGAACTCTCCTTACCTGCTACCCATTATCACCCAGATCGGCGAAAATGAGTACGGGCAGTACCAAAGCGCCTTACGGCTCTACAACTATCATCTGCATCAGCTTTCTAAGAAGTTGGGGCTAAAAGAGCATCTTACTTCTTACGTTGCCCGCCATTCTTGGGCCACAGCTGCTTATCGGGAAGGAATCCCTGTTGCCGTTATCAGTGAATCTTTAGGCCACAGCTCTGAGAAAGTAACCTATAACTATCTCGCTTCTTTTGACAATCGTACACTCAAGCGAGCTAATAAAAAAGTGATTGCTCTGGTTCTGCCAACAAGCAGAGAGGGTAATTTTTCAGCCTCAGACATTCCTATTCGGCGGGGGAATGGTAAATGGACAAAGAGATTGACCTGA
- a CDS encoding DUF3869 domain-containing protein, which translates to MKSNVFGFNAKLALSVLAVFGTLFTSCYEKESVDVTTVPPAVYYVVGSITDGSNEQPITTATVTVDGTAVTLKNEAFKQKVTAAGAHTVTVSAEGYYDVTRTVYCVEVADGQTSTAVVAIALFTPASQPIIYPEQIETPSTTQIDAVKADLVTAFTPSTPPAGTTMGETTAVVNNDGTVTLTTPLTLTTSTVDPIQVTYSYKSGFELVNEPAVVTKAVTGRDEFIANVSKYLNLPFSLSEKTEKALLDGGGKSIIGFRVISNVNVKTFVFKILEESWSGDVTWMDNTRVEPIFDTHDSHDSHDNHGGTTNAGGGSAGSE; encoded by the coding sequence ATGAAAAGTAATGTTTTCGGGTTTAATGCTAAGTTAGCGTTATCCGTTTTAGCAGTTTTTGGTACTTTATTTACTAGCTGCTATGAAAAAGAAAGTGTAGATGTTACCACTGTTCCTCCAGCGGTATATTATGTAGTTGGGTCAATCACTGATGGTTCTAATGAACAGCCTATAACAACAGCTACTGTGACTGTTGACGGAACTGCTGTTACATTAAAGAATGAAGCTTTTAAACAAAAAGTAACGGCTGCCGGTGCACATACTGTTACTGTATCTGCAGAAGGTTATTATGATGTAACAAGAACAGTATATTGCGTTGAAGTAGCCGACGGACAAACAAGTACAGCTGTAGTTGCTATTGCTTTGTTTACTCCAGCTTCTCAGCCTATTATATATCCTGAGCAGATTGAAACTCCATCTACTACTCAGATTGACGCTGTTAAAGCAGATTTGGTTACCGCATTTACTCCAAGTACTCCTCCTGCCGGAACAACTATGGGCGAAACGACTGCTGTTGTTAATAATGACGGTACTGTTACATTAACTACTCCTTTAACTTTGACAACTTCTACTGTTGATCCTATCCAAGTGACTTATTCGTATAAATCAGGTTTTGAGTTAGTTAATGAACCTGCTGTTGTAACTAAAGCAGTAACAGGAAGAGACGAGTTTATAGCTAATGTGTCGAAATATTTAAATCTGCCTTTTAGTCTGTCTGAAAAAACGGAAAAAGCTCTTTTAGATGGAGGAGGAAAATCTATCATAGGTTTTAGAGTCATATCTAATGTTAATGTAAAGACTTTTGTTTTTAAGATTCTTGAAGAATCATGGTCAGGAGATGTAACTTGGATGGATAACACTAGAGTTGAACCTATTTTTGATACTCATGATAGCCATGATAGCCATGATAATCATGGAGGTACCACAAATGCAGGTGGTGGTAGTGCTGGTTCAGAATAA
- the def gene encoding peptide deformylase encodes MILPIYIYGQPVLRKVAEDISLDYPNLKELVENMFETMDKAEGVGLAGPQIGLPIRVVTISLEALSEEFPEFKDFRKAYINAHIIEFGEELVPMEEGCLSLPGIHESVKRSNKIHVKYLDKDLKEHDEWVEGYLARVMQHEFDHLDGKLFIDHISPLRKQMIKGKLNAMLKGKAHCSYKVKTVAKK; translated from the coding sequence ATGATTTTACCTATATACATATACGGTCAACCGGTATTGAGAAAGGTCGCCGAAGATATTAGTTTGGATTATCCAAACCTTAAGGAGCTAGTAGAAAACATGTTTGAAACAATGGATAAAGCCGAAGGTGTAGGACTTGCTGGCCCGCAAATAGGTCTACCTATCCGCGTTGTTACAATTAGCTTAGAAGCATTATCAGAAGAGTTTCCAGAATTTAAAGATTTCAGAAAAGCATATATTAATGCCCATATAATAGAGTTTGGCGAAGAATTAGTCCCTATGGAAGAAGGCTGCCTAAGCCTTCCCGGCATTCATGAAAGTGTTAAAAGAAGCAACAAAATACATGTAAAATACCTAGACAAAGATTTAAAAGAGCATGATGAATGGGTAGAAGGTTATCTTGCTAGAGTAATGCAACATGAATTCGATCATTTAGACGGCAAGCTGTTTATAGACCATATATCTCCTCTGCGAAAACAAATGATTAAAGGTAAATTGAATGCTATGTTGAAAGGAAAAGCGCACTGTTCTTACAAAGTAAAAACTGTAGCAAAAAAATAG
- a CDS encoding OmpA family protein, translating into MKSKLVILSLLLAGASVAMAQNEGAKEKFYSEKFKDNIFISAGVGAQLNVNPDNFDYGFGHAITPLIHISVGKLFNPVWGVRAQFAGMWSTLYSKYGMTNGYNEIKNKNYMTLHADGLMNLTNLFAGYKEDRLFSLSAFAGPGLTFAKAFGNQKDINALINGSVGVIGQFNLNEYFDLNLEARGEVSPSIFGSKSNAYTDGAVSLTAGLSYTFGGKNFASCGGEDLDQSAINDEVNRYRRELADAQSDLAKAKKDLANVKPVTKEVVKEVAVAGPRAIFFEIGKAKISGRGMVNVQLAAKLIKANPGKRYKIAGYADKATGSAKLNQRLSEKRAQAVYDALLKEGVNSDQLELIGFGGTENMFNKNYLNRVVILE; encoded by the coding sequence ATGAAAAGTAAATTAGTAATATTATCTTTATTGTTGGCTGGTGCATCGGTTGCTATGGCTCAAAATGAAGGTGCTAAAGAAAAGTTCTATTCTGAGAAGTTTAAGGACAATATCTTTATCAGTGCTGGAGTAGGAGCTCAACTGAATGTAAATCCAGACAATTTTGATTATGGCTTTGGACATGCCATAACTCCACTGATTCATATTTCCGTGGGTAAATTGTTTAATCCTGTATGGGGTGTTCGTGCCCAGTTTGCGGGCATGTGGTCTACTCTATATTCTAAATATGGAATGACTAATGGATATAATGAAATTAAGAATAAAAACTATATGACCTTACATGCTGATGGCTTGATGAACCTTACAAATCTATTTGCAGGATATAAGGAAGATCGTTTGTTCTCTTTATCAGCTTTTGCAGGCCCGGGGCTAACTTTTGCAAAAGCTTTTGGTAACCAGAAAGATATAAATGCTTTAATAAATGGATCTGTAGGTGTGATAGGGCAGTTTAATCTTAATGAGTATTTTGATTTGAATTTGGAAGCTAGAGGAGAAGTTTCTCCATCTATCTTTGGAAGCAAGAGTAATGCTTATACTGATGGTGCTGTTTCTCTGACAGCAGGATTATCTTACACATTTGGAGGCAAGAATTTTGCTTCTTGTGGAGGAGAGGATCTTGACCAATCGGCTATTAATGATGAAGTTAACAGATATAGAAGGGAATTGGCTGATGCTCAATCTGATCTAGCTAAAGCAAAAAAAGATCTTGCTAATGTGAAACCTGTTACCAAAGAGGTTGTTAAAGAGGTGGCTGTTGCAGGTCCCCGCGCAATATTCTTTGAAATAGGAAAAGCTAAAATTAGCGGTAGAGGTATGGTCAATGTTCAGTTGGCGGCTAAGCTTATTAAAGCTAACCCTGGTAAGAGGTATAAAATTGCCGGCTATGCAGATAAAGCTACAGGGAGTGCTAAGTTGAACCAAAGATTAAGTGAAAAGCGTGCTCAAGCTGTTTACGATGCTCTTCTTAAAGAGGGTGTTAATTCAGATCAATTGGAGTTGATCGGCTTTGGCGGTACAGAGAATATGTTTAATAAGAACTATTTAAACCGTGTTGTGATCTTAGAGTAA
- a CDS encoding YjbH domain-containing protein: MKNKLFIVFCLLFYCCALSAQLTYGVTGLLHAPSAEMQRDKTIMIGGNFMNKELTPSTWSYHTYNYFANVTIFPWLEVAYTCTLFKSQTVGIDWKVGKDKFTNQDRYFSLRMRVLKEEQFWKYMPAVVVGSSDPFTESGGGQVASADGNGYFNRFFIAATKHITFEKNILGLHLSYLYNKRDDYSLNGFAGGITFSPSMLPNFNIIADYDSKDLAVGGNCLFFNHLLVQVEMQRMEYFTGGLTYKFYLK; this comes from the coding sequence ATGAAGAATAAATTATTTATAGTTTTTTGTCTATTGTTTTACTGTTGTGCACTTTCTGCTCAATTGACGTATGGGGTTACCGGACTATTACATGCTCCGTCTGCTGAGATGCAGAGAGATAAGACTATCATGATAGGGGGCAACTTTATGAATAAAGAGTTAACTCCTTCCACTTGGTCATATCATACATATAATTATTTTGCTAATGTAACAATTTTCCCTTGGTTAGAGGTTGCGTATACATGTACGTTATTTAAATCTCAAACAGTAGGAATTGATTGGAAAGTAGGCAAAGATAAATTCACGAATCAAGATCGATATTTTTCATTGAGGATGCGTGTGTTGAAAGAAGAACAATTTTGGAAATATATGCCGGCGGTAGTTGTTGGTTCTTCTGATCCTTTTACGGAATCGGGCGGAGGACAAGTCGCTTCTGCGGATGGAAATGGTTATTTTAATCGTTTTTTCATAGCAGCTACTAAGCATATAACTTTTGAGAAAAATATATTAGGCTTGCATTTATCTTATCTCTATAATAAGAGAGATGATTATTCGTTAAATGGTTTTGCTGGCGGAATAACTTTTTCTCCTTCAATGTTGCCCAATTTTAATATCATAGCAGATTATGATTCAAAAGATCTTGCAGTAGGCGGAAACTGTTTGTTTTTCAATCATTTACTAGTTCAGGTAGAAATGCAAAGAATGGAATATTTTACCGGAGGTCTTACTTACAAGTTTTATTTGAAGTAG
- a CDS encoding tetratricopeptide repeat protein → MAKKIILALLLFPAFLAAQINTERVMTIARNALYFEDYVLSIQYFNQVINAKPYLYEPYFFRGLAKVNLEDYRGAEVDCDAAIQRNPFVTGAYQIRGLARIKQKKFDGAIEDYKKAIQYDPENVTLWHNLTLCHIQKKDYKEAQEDLDKLITISPQYTKAYLMRGEVFLKQNDTIQALANFDKAISMDKYDPDAWSSRAMLKLQQNKFAEAESDLNHAIHLNSKNVGNYINRALTRFHQNNLRGAMSDYDIALDIDPNNFIGHYNRGLLRAQVGDDNRAIEDFDFVIKMEPNNMMAIFNRGLLRKQTGNYRGAIKDYTTVIKEYPNFTAGYYHRAEAKKKIGDVKGAEQDNFKVLKMQLDKQNKLTATNNTSSSSGENKDTNKDKSEKTRKKSDNNMNNYGKIVIADDSERDQQYKSDYRGKVQDKNVEIELEPMYTLSYYKKVTEIDRIVQYHKAIEKLNNSNILPKRLYITNTESPLTEEQIKYHFAQIDSHTLEIVQSPNDAKKRFTRALDFYLVQDFSSAIEDLTQCILLDDHFFPAYFMRALVRYKQLEYQKSKQPLTTQTDLFEKKSTQKVATLDYDVVKSDLDRVIALAPDFVYAYYNRANLLVLLKEYRAAIVDYNKAIEIKKDFADAYFNRGLTQIFLGNNKKGISDLSKAGELGVVSAYNIIKRFTEQPE, encoded by the coding sequence ATGGCAAAAAAAATAATATTAGCATTATTGCTATTTCCTGCTTTTTTAGCTGCTCAGATTAACACTGAACGAGTAATGACTATTGCCCGTAATGCGCTCTATTTTGAAGATTACGTGCTTTCAATCCAATACTTTAATCAGGTTATCAATGCAAAACCTTATTTATATGAACCTTACTTTTTCAGAGGACTAGCTAAGGTCAACCTAGAAGATTATCGAGGAGCAGAAGTCGACTGTGACGCAGCCATTCAACGTAACCCCTTTGTAACAGGAGCTTATCAAATACGGGGATTAGCTAGAATCAAACAAAAGAAATTCGATGGTGCCATAGAAGATTACAAAAAAGCGATTCAATACGATCCTGAAAATGTAACACTATGGCACAATCTAACTCTATGTCATATCCAAAAAAAAGATTATAAAGAAGCGCAAGAGGATTTAGATAAACTGATCACAATATCTCCCCAATATACAAAAGCATACTTAATGAGAGGTGAAGTTTTTTTAAAACAAAACGACACAATTCAGGCTCTAGCTAATTTCGATAAAGCCATCTCAATGGATAAATACGATCCGGATGCATGGTCATCACGCGCAATGCTCAAACTACAACAAAACAAATTTGCAGAAGCAGAGTCTGATCTGAATCATGCCATACATCTTAATTCTAAGAATGTAGGGAATTACATAAACAGAGCATTAACCCGTTTTCATCAGAATAATTTAAGAGGAGCTATGTCAGATTACGACATAGCATTAGATATTGATCCGAATAACTTCATAGGACATTATAACAGAGGATTACTCCGCGCCCAAGTAGGTGATGACAATCGAGCTATTGAAGATTTTGATTTTGTCATCAAAATGGAACCTAATAATATGATGGCCATATTTAACAGAGGATTATTACGGAAACAAACAGGTAACTATCGGGGAGCTATAAAAGATTATACCACCGTAATAAAAGAATACCCTAATTTTACAGCCGGCTATTATCACCGTGCGGAAGCAAAGAAAAAAATAGGAGATGTAAAAGGAGCCGAGCAGGATAATTTTAAGGTTTTGAAGATGCAATTGGATAAACAAAACAAGTTAACTGCAACTAATAACACATCATCTAGCTCAGGAGAAAACAAAGACACGAATAAAGATAAGAGTGAAAAAACAAGAAAGAAATCTGATAACAATATGAATAATTATGGCAAGATAGTAATTGCCGACGATTCAGAAAGGGATCAACAATATAAGAGTGATTATAGGGGCAAAGTACAAGATAAAAACGTAGAGATTGAACTGGAACCAATGTACACTCTCTCCTATTACAAGAAGGTAACTGAGATCGATCGCATTGTTCAATACCATAAAGCAATTGAAAAATTAAACAACAGCAATATATTACCCAAACGCCTGTATATTACAAACACTGAGTCTCCACTTACAGAAGAACAAATTAAATACCACTTCGCACAAATAGACTCACACACATTAGAAATTGTACAATCACCCAATGATGCCAAAAAGCGCTTTACCAGAGCACTGGACTTTTACCTTGTACAAGACTTCTCAAGTGCAATTGAAGATTTAACGCAATGTATCTTACTTGATGACCATTTCTTTCCGGCATATTTTATGAGAGCTTTAGTAAGATACAAACAATTAGAATATCAAAAATCAAAACAACCACTAACTACTCAAACAGATCTGTTTGAGAAGAAATCAACACAAAAAGTTGCAACATTAGATTACGATGTTGTTAAAAGTGACTTAGATCGCGTAATAGCTTTAGCACCAGATTTCGTTTATGCCTATTATAATCGGGCTAATCTCTTAGTATTGCTTAAAGAATATCGTGCTGCGATAGTAGATTATAATAAAGCGATTGAAATCAAAAAAGATTTTGCGGATGCCTATTTCAATAGAGGTTTGACTCAAATATTCTTAGGAAATAACAAAAAAGGAATCTCTGATCTCAGCAAGGCTGGAGAATTAGGAGTAGTATCAGCATACAACATCATCAAGCGCTTTACAGAGCAACCTGAATAA
- the thrS gene encoding threonine--tRNA ligase, producing the protein MIKITFPDGSVREYNEGVNGLQIAESISSRLAKEVLACGVNGETYDLGRPINEDATVVLYKWEDEQGKHAFWHTSAHLLAEALQELYPGIQFGIGPAIENGFYYDVDPGEINIKEGDLAAIETKMAELVAKKEAVIRKNISKADALEMFGNRGETYKCELISELEDGHITTYTQGDFTDLCRGPHLIDTSAIKAIKLTSVAGAYWRGHEDRKMLTRIYGITFPKKKMLDEYLALMEEAKKRDHRKIGKEMELFMFSETVGKGLPMWLPKGTALRLRLEDFLKKIQKRFGYQQVMTPHIGNKLLYVTSGHYAKYGKDSFQPINTPEEGEEYLLKPMNCPHHCEIYKWQPHSYKDLPLRLAEFGTVYRYEQSGELHGLTRVRSFTQDDAHIFCRPDQVKEEFLNVMDIIFIIFKALNFENFEAQISLRDPNNREKYIGSDENWEKAERAIVEACEEKGLKAKIELGEAAFYGPKLDFMVRDAIGRKWQLGTIQVDYNLPERFQLEYTGADNQKHRPVMIHRAPFGSMERFVAVLIEHTGGKFPLWLTPDQVAILPISEKFNDYAKDIKKYLENIDIRAIVDERNEKIGRKIRDNEMKRIPYMLIVGEKEAMNREVSVRKQGEGDKGSMKIEEFGKIMNEEVQNMINKW; encoded by the coding sequence ATGATCAAAATAACATTTCCTGATGGCTCCGTTCGTGAATATAACGAAGGAGTCAATGGTCTGCAAATAGCAGAAAGTATCAGTAGTAGATTAGCAAAAGAAGTTTTAGCATGCGGTGTCAATGGAGAAACATACGATCTTGGTCGCCCTATAAACGAAGATGCAACTGTCGTTCTTTATAAATGGGAAGACGAACAAGGGAAGCACGCTTTCTGGCACACCAGCGCTCACTTATTAGCAGAAGCTCTTCAGGAGTTATACCCTGGAATACAATTTGGTATAGGACCTGCTATTGAAAATGGATTTTATTATGATGTAGATCCTGGAGAAATAAACATAAAAGAAGGTGATTTAGCTGCCATTGAAACTAAAATGGCTGAACTGGTTGCTAAAAAAGAGGCTGTGATTAGAAAGAACATCAGCAAGGCAGATGCATTAGAGATGTTTGGCAATAGAGGAGAAACCTATAAATGTGAATTAATATCCGAACTTGAGGACGGACATATAACCACATATACCCAAGGTGATTTTACGGACTTATGCCGTGGACCACACTTAATAGATACAAGTGCGATCAAAGCAATCAAACTCACTTCAGTAGCAGGAGCTTATTGGAGAGGGCATGAAGATCGCAAAATGTTAACTCGTATTTATGGTATTACTTTTCCAAAGAAAAAAATGCTTGACGAATATTTAGCTCTAATGGAAGAAGCTAAAAAAAGAGATCATCGCAAAATAGGAAAAGAGATGGAACTTTTTATGTTTTCGGAGACAGTAGGTAAAGGCTTACCAATGTGGCTTCCTAAAGGCACAGCGCTTCGTTTACGTTTAGAAGATTTTCTAAAAAAGATTCAGAAACGCTTTGGATATCAACAAGTGATGACACCGCATATCGGTAATAAATTACTTTACGTAACATCTGGGCATTATGCTAAATATGGTAAAGATTCGTTTCAACCAATAAACACCCCCGAAGAAGGAGAAGAGTACCTATTAAAACCGATGAATTGTCCCCACCATTGTGAAATATATAAGTGGCAACCTCATTCATATAAAGATCTACCTTTACGCCTCGCTGAATTCGGAACTGTATATCGTTACGAGCAAAGTGGCGAGCTGCACGGGCTTACAAGAGTTCGTAGCTTTACACAAGACGACGCACACATATTCTGTCGCCCAGATCAAGTAAAAGAAGAATTCTTAAATGTAATGGATATTATCTTCATTATATTTAAAGCACTAAACTTCGAAAATTTTGAAGCACAAATATCTTTACGCGATCCTAATAACCGCGAGAAGTATATAGGAAGTGACGAGAATTGGGAAAAGGCAGAACGCGCCATAGTAGAAGCATGCGAAGAAAAAGGTCTAAAAGCAAAAATAGAATTAGGAGAAGCTGCTTTTTACGGTCCAAAACTCGACTTTATGGTTCGCGATGCAATAGGGCGAAAATGGCAATTAGGTACTATTCAGGTAGATTACAACTTACCTGAACGTTTTCAACTAGAATATACAGGTGCAGACAATCAAAAGCACAGACCTGTTATGATCCATCGCGCTCCTTTTGGTTCAATGGAACGATTTGTTGCCGTATTAATAGAGCACACAGGAGGTAAATTCCCACTATGGCTAACCCCTGACCAAGTAGCAATACTACCTATTAGTGAGAAATTCAATGACTATGCAAAAGACATAAAAAAATATCTTGAAAACATTGATATTCGTGCAATAGTAGATGAAAGAAATGAAAAGATAGGGCGAAAAATACGTGATAATGAAATGAAACGTATTCCATACATGCTAATTGTAGGAGAAAAAGAAGCCATGAACAGAGAAGTTTCTGTTAGAAAACAAGGCGAAGGAGATAAAGGAAGCATGAAAATTGAAGAATTTGGTAAAATTATGAACGAAGAAGTTCAAAATATGATAAATAAATGGTAA
- a CDS encoding DUF3575 domain-containing protein codes for MIKRITTLMLLCSFFGLTSTVWSQSLAVKSDLLSNAFFSPNVSFEQSLGGRFSVDVSLHYNPFGSKESLKRWKHWLVQPELRLWACHPFSGHFLGIHLLAGEYNIADTDLPAGLYKGTKSWRYEGSVMGAGLSYGYQWILSPRWGLEATFGLGYVRASYDRYRCAHCGEKLSSGHKNYLGPTKAAVSVVYMLW; via the coding sequence ATGATCAAACGAATAACAACACTCATGCTGCTATGCTCATTTTTTGGCTTGACTTCTACTGTTTGGAGTCAATCTCTGGCTGTGAAGAGCGACCTTCTTTCAAATGCGTTCTTTTCTCCCAATGTGAGTTTCGAGCAATCTTTGGGCGGTCGTTTTAGTGTGGATGTTTCGCTGCATTACAACCCCTTTGGTTCCAAAGAGAGTCTGAAACGTTGGAAGCATTGGCTGGTGCAACCCGAGTTGCGTTTATGGGCTTGTCATCCTTTTAGCGGGCATTTTTTGGGGATACATTTATTGGCGGGTGAGTATAACATTGCTGATACGGATCTTCCCGCCGGATTATATAAAGGCACGAAGAGTTGGCGTTATGAAGGTTCAGTGATGGGTGCAGGTCTCTCTTACGGTTACCAGTGGATACTCTCTCCTCGTTGGGGGTTGGAAGCCACTTTTGGATTGGGATACGTTCGGGCAAGTTATGACCGTTACCGTTGCGCTCATTGCGGAGAAAAGCTTAGCAGCGGTCATAAGAATTATTTAGGTCCTACCAAAGCAGCCGTTTCCGTAGTATACATGCTTTGGTAA